One part of the Mycolicibacterium aromaticivorans JS19b1 = JCM 16368 genome encodes these proteins:
- the tilS gene encoding tRNA lysidine(34) synthetase TilS has translation MDRPGAVAALRAGAAGFATEHLPGATSWCVALSGGPDSLALTAAAAAALPTTALIVDHGLQPGSERVAETARRQAHDLGCVDARVLRVQVGTDGGPEAAARAARYTALDAARADAPVLLAHTLDDQAETVLLGLGRGSGPRSIAGMRACDPPWYRPLLGVRRAVTHAACAELGFTPWDDPHNHDNRFTRVRLRTEVLPVLEDVLGGGVAEALARTAAALREDTDALDDWAALAADALGDTGDSVAVSALAALPTAVRRRVIRGWLLGGGATNLTDKQIRAVDALVTAWRGQGGVAIGSELRQQRLFAARRDGRLMMYTQSV, from the coding sequence GTGGATCGACCGGGTGCTGTAGCCGCGCTGCGGGCCGGCGCAGCCGGCTTCGCGACCGAGCACCTGCCCGGCGCGACGTCGTGGTGCGTCGCGCTGTCGGGTGGACCGGACTCCCTTGCGCTCACGGCGGCGGCCGCCGCGGCCCTGCCGACGACGGCCCTGATCGTCGACCACGGCTTGCAGCCCGGCTCCGAGCGGGTCGCCGAGACCGCACGCAGGCAGGCGCACGACCTCGGCTGCGTGGATGCCCGGGTGCTGCGGGTACAGGTCGGCACCGACGGCGGCCCGGAGGCCGCCGCGCGCGCAGCGCGCTACACCGCGCTGGACGCCGCGCGCGCCGACGCGCCGGTGCTGCTGGCGCACACCCTCGACGACCAGGCCGAGACCGTGCTGCTGGGGCTCGGCCGCGGCTCGGGACCGCGGTCGATCGCAGGCATGCGGGCCTGCGACCCGCCTTGGTACCGGCCGCTGCTGGGGGTGCGCCGCGCCGTCACCCATGCCGCGTGCGCCGAGCTCGGGTTCACCCCGTGGGACGACCCGCACAATCACGACAACCGGTTCACCAGGGTTCGGCTGCGCACCGAGGTGTTGCCAGTGCTCGAAGACGTGCTCGGCGGTGGTGTTGCCGAGGCGCTGGCCCGAACCGCGGCCGCGCTGCGGGAGGACACCGATGCATTGGACGACTGGGCCGCCTTGGCGGCCGACGCGCTCGGCGACACCGGCGACAGCGTCGCGGTCTCCGCGTTGGCCGCGCTGCCCACCGCGGTGCGGCGCCGGGTGATCCGCGGCTGGCTGTTGGGCGGCGGCGCGACCAACCTCACCGACAAGCAGATCCGCGCGGTGGACGCGCTGGTCACCGCCTGGCGCGGGCAGGGCGGAGTGGCGATCGGCTCGGAGCTTCGGCAGCAAAGATTGTTCGCCGCCCGACGTGACGGCAGGCTGATGATGTACACGCAATCGGTGTGA
- a CDS encoding aspartate/glutamate racemase family protein → MTRIWVINPNTTGAMTDTIAHCAGAVAGSGVAITGITSEIGPESIESHYDEALSVPGVLRAVRRGEREGVDGYVIACFGDPGLDAAREVAAGPVIGIAEAAMQTASHLGSGFSIVTTLARTIGQSARLAERYGMQRFCRGIHACEIPVLDLDSDPNARKVVTEACRDALEADGSDVVVLGCAGMADMCAEISAELGVPVIDGVTAATLTVQSLVTMGLRTSKLGEYATPPKKRYRTGDPPAG, encoded by the coding sequence GTGACCCGGATCTGGGTGATCAATCCCAACACCACCGGAGCCATGACCGACACAATTGCCCACTGCGCCGGGGCGGTGGCCGGATCCGGCGTGGCCATCACCGGAATAACCTCCGAGATCGGACCGGAGTCGATCGAGAGCCACTACGACGAGGCGCTGTCTGTTCCTGGCGTGCTGCGGGCGGTGCGGCGAGGTGAACGGGAGGGTGTCGACGGCTACGTGATCGCCTGTTTCGGTGATCCTGGCCTCGACGCCGCACGGGAGGTGGCGGCCGGACCTGTCATCGGTATCGCGGAGGCCGCGATGCAGACGGCCAGCCACCTCGGCAGTGGGTTCAGCATAGTGACCACCCTTGCGCGAACCATCGGCCAGTCGGCGCGCCTAGCCGAACGCTATGGCATGCAACGGTTCTGCCGGGGTATCCATGCCTGCGAGATTCCGGTACTCGATCTGGACAGCGACCCGAACGCGCGCAAGGTCGTCACCGAGGCCTGCCGTGACGCTCTGGAGGCCGACGGGTCCGATGTCGTGGTGCTGGGATGCGCCGGTATGGCGGACATGTGTGCCGAGATCTCCGCCGAATTGGGTGTGCCCGTCATAGACGGGGTCACCGCCGCAACCCTGACGGTCCAGTCGCTGGTGACCATGGGCCTGCGCACGTCCAAGCTGGGCGAGTACGCGACACCGCCGAAAAAGCGCTATCGGACCGGTGATCCGCCGGCGGGGTGA
- a CDS encoding 2-oxo-4-hydroxy-4-carboxy-5-ureidoimidazoline decarboxylase — MHQGIGLEAFNELPDSKAVHALYECCNSVTLARDLTRGRPYADRDELFRRADDLLFSLSESSVDDILQAYPHVGRRPGSTKSQAEQCSVWDSSPEVMAELTSAVTEYNKHFGFGFVMHIGGLPREVCAKSVIAAVRDRMHHDPETERKVVCNELARINRSRLERMLGPEGGYDNWG, encoded by the coding sequence ATGCACCAAGGCATCGGTCTCGAGGCCTTCAACGAGCTGCCGGACAGTAAAGCTGTCCACGCGCTCTACGAGTGCTGCAACAGCGTGACCCTGGCTCGCGACCTGACCCGGGGCCGCCCCTACGCCGACCGGGACGAACTGTTCCGCCGGGCCGACGACTTGCTGTTCTCGCTGTCAGAGTCCTCGGTCGACGACATTCTGCAGGCCTACCCGCATGTCGGGCGGCGCCCGGGCAGTACGAAGTCGCAGGCCGAGCAGTGCTCGGTGTGGGATTCCTCGCCCGAGGTGATGGCCGAACTCACCTCGGCGGTCACCGAGTACAACAAGCATTTCGGTTTCGGGTTCGTCATGCACATCGGCGGTTTGCCACGCGAGGTGTGCGCCAAGTCGGTGATCGCCGCCGTCCGCGACCGGATGCACCACGACCCCGAAACCGAGCGCAAGGTCGTGTGCAACGAGCTGGCGCGGATCAACCGCAGCAGGCTCGAACGGATGCTCGGCCCCGAGGGCGGCTACGACAACTGGGGCTAG
- the dacB gene encoding D-alanyl-D-alanine carboxypeptidase/D-alanyl-D-alanine-endopeptidase, which produces MRPTQWRRSTHVVLAVAVIALVAAVVAVAAILTHGDTSSAQAPPGHALVTASPGVVPVSDTAPVPTAAGLTAALALPVADPNLGNVGGRVTDAQTGTQLWEHRADVPLLPASTNKTLTTGAALLALNRDERVTTTVVAADQTTQPGVVVLVGGGDPILSAAPAGQETWYRGAARISDLADQVRKSGVTATAVQVDDSRYSGPDFAPGWDPADIDGGDIAPIQSVMIDAGRIQPTTVDSARSRTPALDAGRALASALGVDPAKVTMAARPPTGKQLAAVQGAPLMERLRQMMNASDNVMAESIAREVAKAGGRPMSFAGAVDAITAKLSGAGVDMTGATLFDSSGLSVLDRVTAKTLDEVVQAAAGPDQPTMRPLLDVLPIAGGSGTLSDRFLGGDSKGASAGWLRAKTGSLTAINTLAGVVTDNSGRVLTFAFLSNDAGPMGRVALDALASVLRTCGCGS; this is translated from the coding sequence ATGAGGCCGACTCAATGGCGGCGCTCCACCCACGTGGTGCTCGCCGTGGCGGTGATCGCGCTGGTTGCGGCCGTCGTCGCGGTGGCCGCCATCCTGACGCATGGTGACACCAGCAGCGCGCAGGCCCCGCCGGGTCACGCACTGGTGACCGCCAGTCCCGGTGTGGTCCCGGTGTCCGATACCGCGCCGGTGCCCACCGCCGCCGGTCTGACCGCCGCGCTGGCCCTGCCCGTCGCCGATCCCAATCTCGGCAACGTCGGCGGCCGGGTCACCGACGCGCAGACCGGCACCCAACTCTGGGAGCATCGCGCGGACGTCCCGCTGCTGCCGGCCTCGACCAACAAGACGCTCACCACCGGCGCTGCGCTGCTGGCTCTGAACCGCGACGAGCGGGTCACCACGACTGTCGTCGCGGCCGACCAGACCACCCAGCCCGGCGTGGTGGTGCTTGTCGGCGGCGGCGATCCGATCCTCTCTGCCGCCCCGGCCGGCCAAGAGACCTGGTATCGCGGGGCCGCCCGGATCAGCGATCTCGCCGACCAGGTGCGCAAGAGCGGAGTCACAGCGACAGCGGTGCAGGTGGACGATTCCCGGTACAGCGGACCGGATTTCGCGCCCGGCTGGGATCCCGCCGACATCGACGGCGGCGACATCGCCCCGATTCAGTCGGTGATGATCGACGCCGGTCGCATCCAGCCGACCACGGTCGATTCGGCCCGGTCCCGGACCCCCGCCCTGGACGCCGGCCGTGCTCTGGCCAGCGCGCTGGGCGTCGACCCGGCCAAGGTCACGATGGCGGCCAGGCCGCCCACCGGCAAGCAGCTGGCGGCGGTGCAGGGCGCACCGCTGATGGAGCGGCTGCGGCAGATGATGAACGCCTCCGACAACGTAATGGCCGAGTCGATTGCCCGGGAAGTCGCCAAGGCCGGTGGACGTCCGATGAGCTTCGCCGGCGCGGTCGACGCGATCACCGCCAAGCTCTCCGGAGCCGGCGTCGATATGACCGGTGCCACGCTGTTCGACTCCAGCGGGTTGTCGGTGCTGGACCGGGTCACCGCCAAGACACTCGACGAGGTGGTCCAGGCCGCCGCGGGACCCGATCAGCCCACCATGCGCCCACTGCTGGACGTCCTGCCGATCGCCGGCGGCAGCGGAACGCTGTCGGACCGCTTCCTCGGCGGTGACTCCAAGGGAGCGTCGGCGGGCTGGTTGCGGGCCAAGACCGGGTCGCTGACGGCGATCAACACCCTGGCCGGGGTGGTCACCGACAACAGCGGCCGGGTGCTGACGTTCGCGTTCCTCTCCAACGATGCCGGCCCGATGGGCCGGGTGGCCCTCGACGCACTGGCCAGCGTTCTGCGGACCTGCGGGTGCGGCTCATGA
- a CDS encoding SIMPL domain-containing protein produces the protein MPIAGRRVVVALASMATAAAVLTGCDSAPAVPANPRQVTVVGSGDVKGVPDTLTADVSVEAAAADVTTAMNQANDRQNAVLNALNASGVDSKDISTTGVSLQPQYGDNSVITGYRASNSIQIKIRKLDTASQVLANIVSAGGDATRINSVSYSIEDDAKLVGDARARAFNDAKQRAQQYADLSGLSLGKIISISEAPGGTPPTPPVPMPAPRGAMASSVPLAPGQQTVSFSVTAVWELS, from the coding sequence ATGCCCATCGCCGGACGTCGTGTCGTTGTTGCGCTGGCCTCGATGGCTACGGCCGCCGCCGTCCTCACCGGCTGCGACTCGGCTCCCGCGGTGCCCGCCAATCCGCGGCAGGTCACCGTCGTCGGCTCCGGCGATGTGAAGGGCGTGCCCGACACCCTCACCGCCGACGTCAGCGTCGAGGCAGCCGCAGCCGACGTCACCACTGCGATGAACCAGGCCAACGACCGCCAGAACGCGGTACTCAATGCGCTCAACGCCAGCGGCGTCGACAGCAAGGACATCAGTACCACCGGCGTGAGCCTGCAGCCCCAGTACGGCGACAACTCGGTGATTACCGGCTACCGGGCGAGCAACTCGATCCAGATCAAGATCCGCAAGCTCGACACGGCCTCGCAGGTGCTGGCCAACATCGTCAGCGCCGGCGGCGACGCCACCCGGATCAACTCGGTGAGCTACTCCATCGAGGACGACGCCAAGCTGGTCGGCGACGCGAGAGCCCGGGCGTTCAACGACGCCAAGCAGCGCGCGCAGCAGTACGCCGACCTGTCGGGGCTGTCACTGGGCAAGATCATCTCGATCTCCGAGGCACCCGGCGGCACACCCCCGACTCCCCCGGTGCCGATGCCCGCGCCGCGCGGCGCGATGGCCAGTTCGGTTCCGCTGGCGCCCGGCCAGCAGACCGTGAGCTTCTCGGTGACGGCGGTCTGGGAGCTCAGCTAG
- a CDS encoding alpha/beta hydrolase — translation MALPMDPEVLTLLQPLMDAAAALEPPPIGDVVTRRERAIPLFQTLGASREPVDGVEVSRHTLPTADGAELDLAWYFPTSGLPGSAVLYLHGGGMIYSLAETAPAYDTAMRGYVAATGAPMLLVDYRVAPEFPDPTPVEDCYAALCWLAENAADLGVDPARIAVAGDSAGGGLAAGVSLLARDRGGPAPAAQVLIYPMLDDRTTTPDPELAPELLTWNYNDNITGWGALLGERAGGDDVSIYAAPARAQVLTGLPPTYLDVGDLDIFRDENIAYAARLVAAGVPTELHVHPGCPHAWEALAPTAAVSERAVADRIRRLRAV, via the coding sequence GTGGCCCTGCCGATGGATCCGGAAGTACTGACCCTGCTGCAGCCGTTGATGGATGCCGCCGCCGCTCTCGAGCCGCCCCCGATCGGGGACGTGGTGACCCGCCGCGAGCGGGCTATCCCGTTGTTCCAGACGCTGGGCGCATCCCGCGAGCCGGTCGACGGTGTCGAGGTGTCGCGGCACACGCTGCCCACCGCCGACGGTGCGGAGCTCGATCTGGCGTGGTACTTCCCAACGTCGGGGCTGCCCGGCAGTGCCGTGCTCTACCTGCACGGCGGCGGCATGATCTACAGCCTGGCCGAGACCGCTCCGGCCTATGACACGGCGATGCGTGGCTATGTCGCGGCCACCGGCGCCCCGATGCTTCTGGTGGATTACCGTGTGGCGCCGGAGTTTCCGGACCCGACGCCGGTCGAGGACTGTTATGCCGCGCTGTGCTGGCTGGCCGAGAACGCCGCCGATCTGGGCGTCGACCCGGCTCGTATCGCGGTGGCCGGTGACAGCGCAGGTGGCGGGCTGGCTGCCGGGGTGAGCCTGCTGGCCCGCGACCGCGGCGGCCCGGCGCCGGCCGCGCAGGTACTGATCTATCCGATGCTCGACGACCGCACCACCACCCCGGATCCTGAGCTGGCACCGGAGTTGCTGACGTGGAACTACAACGACAACATCACGGGTTGGGGCGCGCTCCTCGGCGAGCGCGCCGGCGGCGATGACGTGTCGATCTACGCCGCACCGGCCCGCGCGCAGGTCCTGACCGGACTGCCGCCGACCTACCTCGACGTTGGCGATCTGGACATCTTCCGCGACGAAAACATCGCTTACGCCGCACGTCTTGTCGCTGCCGGTGTGCCCACCGAACTGCACGTGCATCCCGGCTGCCCGCATGCCTGGGAGGCGTTGGCCCCCACAGCGGCGGTGTCCGAGCGCGCGGTCGCCGACCGGATCCGCCGGCTGCGCGCCGTCTGA
- the hpt gene encoding hypoxanthine phosphoribosyltransferase, which translates to MSAHELYPGDIKSVLLSQEQIHTRTAELAASVARDYADSLNGQDLLLLTVLKGAVMFVTDLARAIPLPTQLEFMAVSSYGSSTSSSGVVRILKDLDRDIHDRDVLIVEDIVDSGLTLSWLLRNLATRHPKSLRVCTLLRKPDAVRADVDIEYVGFDIPNEFVVGYGLDYAERYRDLPFIGTLEPKVYQG; encoded by the coding sequence GTGTCGGCGCACGAGCTGTACCCCGGGGACATCAAATCGGTCTTGTTGTCACAAGAGCAGATTCACACCCGGACCGCTGAGCTGGCGGCGTCAGTCGCCCGCGACTACGCCGATTCACTGAACGGTCAGGATCTGCTGCTGCTGACCGTCCTCAAGGGTGCGGTGATGTTCGTCACCGACCTTGCGCGCGCGATCCCGCTGCCCACGCAGTTGGAGTTCATGGCGGTCAGCTCGTATGGATCCTCCACGTCGTCGTCGGGGGTGGTCCGGATCCTCAAGGATCTCGACCGCGACATCCACGACCGCGACGTGCTGATCGTCGAGGACATCGTGGACTCCGGACTGACGTTGTCGTGGCTGCTGCGCAACCTGGCCACCCGCCATCCCAAATCGCTGCGGGTGTGCACGCTGCTCCGCAAGCCCGACGCAGTGCGTGCCGATGTCGACATCGAATACGTCGGCTTCGACATCCCGAACGAGTTCGTGGTCGGCTACGGCCTGGACTACGCCGAGCGCTATCGTGATCTGCCCTTCATCGGCACGCTCGAGCCGAAGGTGTATCAGGGCTAG
- a CDS encoding inorganic diphosphatase, which produces MEFDVTIEIPKGQRNKYEVDHETGRVRLDRYLYTPMAYPADYGFIEDTLGEDGDPLDALVLLPLSVFPGVLIEARPVGMFKMVDEAGGDDKVLCVPAGDNRWDHIQDIGDVPKDELDSIQHFFTHYKDLEPGKFVKGSDWVGRAEAEAEVERSRERFAKEDH; this is translated from the coding sequence GTGGAGTTCGACGTCACCATCGAGATCCCGAAGGGTCAGCGCAACAAGTACGAGGTCGACCACGAAACCGGACGGGTCCGCCTTGACCGCTACCTCTACACCCCGATGGCCTACCCCGCGGACTACGGCTTCATCGAGGACACCCTCGGCGAGGACGGCGACCCGCTGGACGCACTGGTACTGCTGCCGCTGTCGGTGTTCCCCGGCGTGCTGATCGAGGCGCGCCCGGTCGGCATGTTCAAGATGGTCGACGAGGCCGGCGGCGACGACAAGGTGCTGTGTGTGCCTGCCGGGGACAACCGCTGGGATCACATCCAGGACATCGGTGACGTGCCCAAGGACGAACTCGATTCGATCCAGCACTTCTTCACCCACTACAAGGACCTCGAGCCGGGCAAGTTCGTCAAGGGCTCCGACTGGGTCGGACGGGCCGAGGCGGAGGCCGAGGTGGAGCGCTCCCGCGAACGGTTCGCCAAAGAAGATCACTGA
- the puuE gene encoding allantoinase PuuE, whose translation MSYPRDMVGYGRTPPHPHWPGDAAIAVQFVLNYEEGAENSVLDGDPNSETFLSEMTPAEAFPNRHMSMESLYEYGSRAGLWRLLRLFERRGIPLTVFAVAMAMQRNSEAVAAFGELGHEIACHGLRWKSYQSVDRDTERADMAQAVEILRDLTGAAPLGWYTGRDSPHTRGLVVEHGGFIYDSDSYADDLPYWVEVHGRHHLVVPYTLDTNDMRFASAAGFSNGDEFFAHLRDAFDVLYAEGCAGAPKMLSIGLHCRLAGRPARTAALERFCDHVQSHDRVWIARRIEIADHWRRTHPAGGSPVR comes from the coding sequence ATGAGCTATCCGAGGGACATGGTCGGCTACGGACGCACACCCCCGCATCCGCACTGGCCGGGCGACGCCGCGATCGCGGTGCAATTCGTGCTCAATTACGAAGAGGGCGCTGAAAACAGTGTGCTCGACGGAGATCCGAACTCGGAGACCTTCCTGTCCGAGATGACACCGGCCGAGGCCTTCCCCAACCGGCACATGAGCATGGAGTCGCTCTACGAGTACGGCTCGCGCGCGGGACTGTGGCGGCTGCTCCGGCTTTTCGAGCGCCGCGGTATCCCGCTGACGGTCTTCGCAGTAGCGATGGCCATGCAGCGAAATAGCGAGGCCGTGGCGGCTTTCGGTGAGCTAGGCCATGAGATCGCCTGCCATGGACTGCGATGGAAGTCCTACCAGTCGGTCGACCGGGACACTGAGCGGGCGGACATGGCGCAGGCGGTCGAGATCCTGCGGGATCTCACCGGCGCAGCACCGCTGGGGTGGTACACCGGCCGCGATTCGCCGCACACGCGCGGGCTCGTCGTGGAACACGGCGGCTTCATCTACGACTCCGACTCCTACGCCGACGACCTGCCGTACTGGGTGGAAGTTCACGGCCGCCACCATCTCGTCGTGCCCTACACGCTGGACACCAACGACATGCGATTTGCCTCTGCCGCAGGCTTTTCCAACGGTGATGAGTTCTTCGCCCACCTGCGCGACGCGTTCGACGTGCTCTACGCCGAGGGCTGCGCGGGCGCCCCGAAGATGCTGTCCATCGGGCTGCATTGCCGGCTGGCCGGGCGTCCGGCGCGCACCGCGGCGCTCGAACGGTTCTGTGACCACGTCCAGTCCCACGATCGGGTCTGGATCGCCCGCCGTATCGAGATCGCCGACCACTGGCGCAGGACTCACCCCGCCGGCGGATCACCGGTCCGATAG
- a CDS encoding zinc-dependent metalloprotease — protein sequence MSSQVTVGRAVDWAFAGDVGAWLARPGPAATDYTRSQAVDELSVAARKAERPVREVTRMGGDAPVAEARIVDRQGWIRAASDSMRVMTGGTDSPSNPVTGRVTGAQTGAVLAFISSGILGQYDPFADTGTEDGLLLLVYPNVIAVERQLRVSPADFRLWVCLHEVTHRVQFSANPWLAQHMSQALGVLTSDTADDLTQVVGRLADFVKKRRGGELGANDAGILGFMRAVQSEPQQVALDQLLVLGTLLEGHADHVMDAVGPAVVPSVQTIRNRFDQRRQRKQPPLQRLLRALLGVDAKLSQYTRGKAFVDHVVDRVGMDRFNTVWTSADTLPLPDEIEDPQRWIDRVL from the coding sequence ATGAGCTCGCAGGTGACGGTGGGCCGCGCCGTGGACTGGGCCTTCGCCGGCGATGTCGGCGCCTGGCTGGCCCGGCCTGGACCGGCCGCCACCGACTACACCCGCAGCCAGGCCGTCGACGAACTGTCTGTCGCGGCGCGCAAAGCCGAACGCCCGGTCCGCGAGGTCACCCGGATGGGCGGCGACGCCCCCGTCGCCGAAGCGCGCATCGTCGATCGTCAGGGCTGGATCCGGGCGGCATCGGATTCGATGCGGGTGATGACAGGTGGCACCGACAGCCCGAGCAACCCGGTCACCGGACGGGTGACCGGCGCGCAGACCGGTGCCGTGCTGGCGTTCATCTCCTCGGGGATCCTCGGCCAGTACGACCCGTTCGCCGACACCGGCACCGAGGACGGCCTGCTTCTGCTGGTCTACCCGAACGTGATCGCCGTCGAGCGCCAACTGCGGGTGTCGCCGGCCGACTTCCGGCTGTGGGTGTGCCTACACGAGGTCACCCACCGCGTGCAGTTCTCCGCCAATCCCTGGCTGGCACAACACATGTCGCAGGCGCTGGGGGTGCTGACCTCCGATACGGCCGACGACCTGACCCAGGTGGTGGGGCGGTTGGCCGACTTCGTGAAGAAGCGGCGCGGGGGTGAGTTGGGTGCCAATGACGCGGGCATCCTCGGGTTCATGCGCGCGGTGCAGTCCGAGCCGCAGCAGGTGGCGCTCGATCAGCTGCTCGTCCTCGGCACGCTGCTCGAAGGTCACGCCGACCACGTCATGGACGCGGTCGGCCCGGCCGTCGTGCCGTCGGTGCAGACCATCCGGAACCGGTTCGATCAACGCCGCCAACGCAAGCAGCCGCCGCTACAGCGGCTGCTGCGGGCGCTGCTCGGGGTGGACGCCAAGCTCAGCCAGTACACCCGCGGCAAGGCGTTCGTCGACCACGTGGTGGACCGGGTCGGGATGGACCGGTTCAACACGGTGTGGACGAGTGCGGACACCCTGCCGCTGCCCGACGAGATCGAGGATCCGCAGCGGTGGATCGACCGGGTGCTGTAG
- the alc gene encoding allantoicase translates to MSDRQNPTRTQSHFLSFPDLAARPAGGAVVWANDDLFAERENLINPRPAEFRPATFGHKGQIYDGWETRRRRGAGPDDHDSAIIRLGVPAIIAGVVVDTAWFTGNYPPQISVEAAFVEGYPTAEDLAHRTQWTTIVERGNVNGDTRNPFEASSSRRWTHVRLSIYPDGGVARLRVHGQGLLDPRLVGDIPLDLAALDNGARVTACSNMFYSSPNNLLLPGTAHTMGEGWETSRRRDNGNDWVQVQLAGQGVVTVAELDTSYFLGNAPGSARLVGRDDGGDWFELLPRTDLQPDTRHRFLLSGQRPVTDARLEVYPDGGMARLRLFGRLTETGLRRVADKWAAAS, encoded by the coding sequence ATCAGCGACCGGCAGAACCCCACTCGGACGCAGTCACACTTCCTGTCCTTCCCCGATCTGGCGGCCCGGCCTGCGGGCGGAGCGGTGGTATGGGCCAACGACGACTTGTTCGCCGAGCGAGAGAACCTCATCAACCCCCGGCCGGCGGAATTCCGTCCCGCCACCTTCGGGCACAAGGGCCAGATATACGACGGTTGGGAGACCCGCCGCAGGCGCGGCGCGGGGCCCGACGACCACGACAGCGCGATCATCCGACTCGGGGTGCCCGCCATCATCGCCGGGGTCGTGGTGGACACCGCCTGGTTTACCGGTAATTACCCACCACAGATCTCGGTCGAGGCCGCCTTCGTGGAGGGATATCCGACCGCCGAAGACCTTGCACACCGGACGCAGTGGACCACGATCGTCGAACGCGGAAACGTCAACGGCGATACCCGGAACCCCTTCGAGGCCAGTTCGTCTCGCCGGTGGACGCACGTACGACTGTCCATCTACCCCGACGGTGGAGTGGCCCGGCTGCGAGTACACGGCCAGGGTCTGCTCGACCCGCGGCTCGTCGGCGATATCCCCCTCGACCTCGCCGCCCTGGACAACGGCGCCCGAGTCACGGCCTGCTCCAACATGTTCTATTCATCCCCGAACAACCTGCTGCTGCCCGGCACCGCGCACACGATGGGCGAGGGGTGGGAGACCTCCCGGCGGCGCGACAACGGGAATGACTGGGTGCAGGTGCAGTTGGCCGGTCAGGGGGTAGTCACCGTAGCCGAACTGGACACGTCCTATTTCCTCGGTAACGCCCCCGGCAGCGCCCGCCTGGTCGGCCGCGACGACGGTGGCGACTGGTTCGAGCTGCTGCCCCGTACCGATCTGCAGCCCGATACCCGGCATCGCTTCCTGCTGTCCGGCCAACGCCCCGTGACCGACGCCCGCCTCGAGGTGTATCCCGACGGCGGTATGGCGCGGCTGCGATTGTTCGGCCGGCTCACCGAGACGGGACTGCGCCGGGTCGCCGACAAGTGGGCCGCGGCGTCGTGA